Part of the Bacillota bacterium genome, TTGGAAAGCAAGGAAGAATAGCAAAGGCGATAAGGACTGTTATGAAAGCAGCAGCAGTAAAAGAGAACAAGAGAGTTGTTGTAGAAATTATTCAATAACTGACCAAAACTAGCAAAACCTTTAAAAAAGCCCCCCAAAATTAACGGGGGGTTTTTCACAAAAAGGCGGTGTTGTTTTTGCACGAATATCTCGAAATTGGGAAAATCGTAAGCACTCATGGAGTTAGGGGAGAGGTCAAGGTAATACCTTTAACAGACGACCCCAAGAGATATTATAAACTAAAATGGGTGTATGTTGGCAACCACTATTTTATTGAAAAGTATAACATTGAAAATATAAGGATTTCCGGAAATACTGTTATACTGAAATTTAAAGAAGCAAATGACATGAATAAAGCTGAATTGTTAAAAGGATTATTCGTTAAAGTAGACAGGAAGCATGCAGTAAAATTACCTGAAGACACATTTTTCATATGTGATTTAATAGGCTGTACTGTATACGAAGAAAGTGACGGTAGAAAATTAGGTATACTAGATGATGTTATAAAAACAGGAAGCAATGATGTATATGTTATAAAAGCCGAAAACGGAAAGGAAATACTAATACCGGCTTTAAAAAGCGTTGTAAAAAAAGTTTTAATTAAAGACAAAAAGATGTGGGTTTTACTTCCTGAAGGGCTGGTAGAAGATGGTTTTTGATGTTTTGACACTTTTCCCCGGCATGTTTTTGCCGGTGCTGGGCGAAAGTATTATTGGAAAAGCCCAGGAAAAAGGTATAATTAAAATTAATCTAATAAATATTAGAGATTTTTCCAAGGATAAGCATAATAAAACGGATGACTACCCTTATGGTGGAGGGACAGGCATGGTTATGATGGCTCAGCCTATATATGATGCCTACCTCTCGATTATAGAAAACCTGGATTATAAACCATATTTAGTCTATATGAGCCCCCAGGGTAAGGTGTTGGAGCAAGATAAAATAAAAGCGCTGAGACAATTAAAACACATAGTAATTCTTTGTGGGCATTATGAAGGTGTAGACGAAAGAATAATTGAAGAAATAGTGGACGAAGAAATATCCATAGGGGATTATGTACTTACTGGCGGGGAACTGCCTGCCATGGTCCTTATTGATTCTATCAGCAGGACCCTTCCCGGAGTATTATCCAGTGAAGAAGCCTATATGGATGAATCTCATTTTAATGGACTGCTTGAATATCCGCAGTATACAAGGCCTTACTGTTTTTTAGGTAAAAAAGTACCTGAAGTATTGATTTCCGGTCATCATGCCAACATTAACAAGTGGAGGAGACAACAGGCTTTAGTCAGGACATACTTGAAGCGGCCGGATTTGTTTAAGAAGCTTGTTCTGAATGACGAGGACAAGCGGCTTTTGGAAGAGGGATTAAAGGGAAAGATATAAAAATATACGATGACCATAGCTTTGACATGTAAAAAAATTAGTTTACAAGGCAAAATCGTTGTGGTATAATACTTTTCGTGTGAATTTACGGGCGGTCCGCTGTAGAAAGGTATAAAACTTTTACATGAACGTCCTGGAAGGAAGGAGGATAAACAATGGATTTGATCAAAGCAATAGAACAGGAACAGATGAGGACAGACCTGCAGCATTTTAATATTGGCGATTATGTTAGAGTACATTTGAAAATTAAAGAAGGAAACAGGGAAAGAATACAGGTTTTTGAAGGGACGGTTATCGCGCGGAAAGGTTCGGGTCTGAGAGAAACATTTACCGTAAGAAAAATATCTTATGGTATTGGCGTAGAGAGGATATTACCTTTACACTCTCCTAAAATTGACAAAATTGAAGTTGTAAGAAAAGGTAAAGTAAGAAGGGCTAAACTTTACTATTTACGTAACAGAGTTGGTAAATCAGCCAAAATTAAAGAAAAACTTCAAAGCAGATCTGCTAAAGAAGCAGATACAACTGGATTGGAAATTCAAACAGAAATTGAAAATGAATAATATAGCATACATAAAAGGGACAAAGGTCCCTTTTATGTATGCTATATTTATTATTTATGGTGTTATATATATCTGTTATTATTTACATTGCATTATCACATTATATTTTGTATATTTTAATAAAGCAGGAATTAGGACATGGACAACACAAAAAACAATAAAAATAGTTTGTTGGAATTTTTAAAATGGTTAGAAACCTTTATTATTGCAATAGTAATTGCCCTCTTAATAAGAGGTTTTGTTATTGAACCGGTTATCGTCAACGGTGTATCAATGGAAGATACTCTTTTAAACGGACAAAGGCTTATTATTTATAAATTAGGCTATTTTTTTCATCCTCCTGAAAGGGGAGATATTATAGTTTTGCAATACAAAAAGGGATTTATAGGAGATATACCTTTTTTTAAAAACCTGGACTTTTTGAATAGGGTTCTTCCATCTACAATGGAAGTTGACTACATTAAAAGGGTAATTGCCGTACCGGGAGATAAAATAGACATTAAAGATGGCCATGTTTATGTTAATGACAAAAAGCTTGAAGAAGAATATGCCAAAGGTGAAACATATAAGCAGTTAATGGATTTTCCCCAAATAGTTCCTCAAAACACCGTGTTTGTTATGGGTGACAACAGGCAAAACAGCCGTGATAGCAGAGTTATAGGATTTGTTGAATTTGATAGAATTAAAGGAAAAGCAATTTTAAGAATATGGCCCATTAAGGATTTTGGAATAATAAAATAAGAATAATCCCAAATGAGGAGAGATATTAATGAATATACAATGGTTCCCGGGGCATATGGTAAAGGCAAAAAGGATGGTTTCCGAAAACCTTAAATTTGTTGATGTTGTTATTGAAATTCTCGATGCAAGAATTCCTTTCAGCAGTAAAAACCCTGAAATTGATAAAATATTAAAATCAAAACCAAAAATAGTGGTATTTAATAAAGCAGACCTTGCAGATGAGAAATTATCCCAAGAGTGGAGTGCTTGGTATGGAGCCAGAGGATTTCAAAATGTATTTATTGATTCAATTCGGGGAAAAGGTATTGACCGCCTGAAATCCATACTTCAGGAAATGATGAAGGAAAAAATTGAAAGGGAAAAACAGAAAGGTAAAATTTACCGTCCAATAAGGACTATGGTAGTGGGTATACCAAATGTAGGCAAATCTTCCCTGATAAATAAAATTGCAGGCAAATCCAGGACTGCTACAGGGGACAAACCCGGGATAAC contains:
- the rimM gene encoding 16S rRNA processing protein RimM, with product MHEYLEIGKIVSTHGVRGEVKVIPLTDDPKRYYKLKWVYVGNHYFIEKYNIENIRISGNTVILKFKEANDMNKAELLKGLFVKVDRKHAVKLPEDTFFICDLIGCTVYEESDGRKLGILDDVIKTGSNDVYVIKAENGKEILIPALKSVVKKVLIKDKKMWVLLPEGLVEDGF
- the trmD gene encoding tRNA (guanosine(37)-N1)-methyltransferase TrmD produces the protein MVFDVLTLFPGMFLPVLGESIIGKAQEKGIIKINLINIRDFSKDKHNKTDDYPYGGGTGMVMMAQPIYDAYLSIIENLDYKPYLVYMSPQGKVLEQDKIKALRQLKHIVILCGHYEGVDERIIEEIVDEEISIGDYVLTGGELPAMVLIDSISRTLPGVLSSEEAYMDESHFNGLLEYPQYTRPYCFLGKKVPEVLISGHHANINKWRRQQALVRTYLKRPDLFKKLVLNDEDKRLLEEGLKGKI
- the rplS gene encoding 50S ribosomal protein L19; its protein translation is MDLIKAIEQEQMRTDLQHFNIGDYVRVHLKIKEGNRERIQVFEGTVIARKGSGLRETFTVRKISYGIGVERILPLHSPKIDKIEVVRKGKVRRAKLYYLRNRVGKSAKIKEKLQSRSAKEADTTGLEIQTEIENE
- the lepB gene encoding signal peptidase I, yielding MDNTKNNKNSLLEFLKWLETFIIAIVIALLIRGFVIEPVIVNGVSMEDTLLNGQRLIIYKLGYFFHPPERGDIIVLQYKKGFIGDIPFFKNLDFLNRVLPSTMEVDYIKRVIAVPGDKIDIKDGHVYVNDKKLEEEYAKGETYKQLMDFPQIVPQNTVFVMGDNRQNSRDSRVIGFVEFDRIKGKAILRIWPIKDFGIIK
- the ylqF gene encoding ribosome biogenesis GTPase YlqF, giving the protein MNIQWFPGHMVKAKRMVSENLKFVDVVIEILDARIPFSSKNPEIDKILKSKPKIVVFNKADLADEKLSQEWSAWYGARGFQNVFIDSIRGKGIDRLKSILQEMMKEKIEREKQKGKIYRPIRTMVVGIPNVGKSSLINKIAGKSRTATGDKPGITRQKQWIRLDKGIEMLDMPGILWPKFDDPNVGLNLAFTGAIKDDVIDIVDVASKLMEKLNKTYPELLKLRYKLDITDIKNLTDINNLGDEVQQGYRLLVCAGRNRGCLISGGNVDLNRIAAIVLDEFRGGKIGRITLEKPDVMD